A region of Nitrospirota bacterium DNA encodes the following proteins:
- a CDS encoding tetratricopeptide repeat protein — MNKFVPKIRKQALGDQALLLAAQAYLKEGLYEKALEECTAALRHNPRSALAHLTCGQIYASESRYQEAIDACSAALAADQKLSKAHVLLGFVYRELGRFPEAIEQYRSSLQKDPENSHVHMMLGEIYLGLGRDDEAVESYRLALEANPQLGMAHFKLAHIYLKRKMDGEALHEVETALKLNPTSARSHILLGDIYLSRRKYPRALAEYREAVNVNPRLDEAHQKAGQVFLALKQFPEALLELRVATILNSKSADTYYYLGNLYFALNQYEMAVAHYWKSLGVNPLLAAARAGLGAVYTVQKRFREAVEEYRSALKIAVTVSEAAEKFVMQERYLEAIEEYRLALKLAADVPGGEKPVSCGDDARGRRKIQRVSTSFPVRLWDDSGNVHSAWIINVSQHGLLVESPKETIDRAVNLSIVLDPDSKKELTLKGRIVRTEKCKTDDGYLFGIQLNPEGGERDTEWGAFFLSVE; from the coding sequence ATGAATAAATTTGTCCCGAAAATAAGAAAACAGGCGCTGGGCGACCAGGCCCTTCTGCTCGCGGCCCAGGCCTACCTCAAGGAAGGCCTGTACGAAAAAGCGCTCGAAGAATGCACGGCCGCGTTGCGCCACAACCCCAGGTCGGCCCTTGCGCATCTGACGTGCGGCCAGATCTACGCCTCGGAGAGCAGGTATCAGGAGGCGATCGATGCCTGCAGCGCGGCGCTTGCAGCAGACCAGAAACTATCCAAGGCCCACGTCCTGCTGGGGTTCGTTTACCGGGAACTGGGCAGGTTCCCGGAGGCGATCGAGCAGTACCGGTCCTCGCTGCAGAAAGACCCGGAGAACTCCCATGTCCATATGATGCTGGGAGAGATCTACCTGGGGCTGGGCCGGGATGATGAAGCGGTGGAGTCCTATCGCTTGGCCCTGGAGGCAAATCCTCAACTGGGCATGGCTCATTTCAAGCTTGCCCACATTTACCTGAAACGGAAGATGGACGGCGAGGCCCTCCACGAAGTGGAAACCGCGCTCAAACTCAATCCTACTTCGGCCCGCTCTCATATTCTCCTGGGCGATATCTATTTATCCCGCCGCAAGTATCCGCGCGCTCTCGCCGAATACCGGGAGGCCGTGAATGTCAACCCCAGGCTGGATGAGGCTCACCAGAAGGCTGGTCAGGTATTTCTCGCTCTGAAACAGTTTCCGGAGGCGCTTCTGGAGTTGCGGGTCGCCACGATCCTCAATTCAAAATCCGCGGACACGTATTATTACCTCGGCAATCTCTATTTCGCGCTCAACCAGTATGAGATGGCGGTTGCGCATTACTGGAAATCGCTCGGCGTCAACCCTCTGTTGGCGGCTGCCCGCGCCGGCCTCGGCGCGGTGTACACCGTGCAGAAGCGTTTTCGCGAGGCCGTCGAGGAATACCGTTCGGCGCTCAAGATAGCGGTAACGGTCAGCGAAGCGGCGGAAAAATTTGTAATGCAGGAGCGGTATCTGGAAGCGATCGAGGAATATCGCTTAGCGCTCAAGCTGGCCGCCGATGTCCCCGGGGGCGAAAAGCCGGTTTCGTGCGGGGATGATGCACGGGGCCGCAGAAAGATACAAAGGGTTTCCACCAGTTTCCCGGTCAGGCTGTGGGATGATTCGGGCAACGTCCACAGCGCCTGGATCATAAACGTCTCGCAGCACGGTCTGCTGGTGGAGAGTCCGAAAGAGACAATCGACCGCGCAGTGAACCTGTCCATTGTCCTGGATCCGGACTCCAAAAAGGAGCTTACCCTCAAGGGAAGGATCGTGAGAACCGAGAAGTGCAAGACGGACGACGGGTATCTGTTCGGCATACAACTGAACCCCGAGGGGGGAGAGCGCGACACGGAATGGGGTGCGTTCTTTTTGAGCGTAGAATAA
- a CDS encoding B12-binding domain-containing radical SAM protein: MKSILLVNPTYEMETLRVTDEEHIDVKADNMPLGLATVAALTPGGYRVDIWDEFVRGPVEQSEQLRKCAYDLVGVTSSRVTILRARDIAEFFRRQGTLIAIGGPGVSGSPDRCREYFDILFIGEAELTWPRFLLDWKNGGYRQEYRQIEKPDISLSPMPKWDSIAAEAQKYSMGSVQTTRGCPYDCEFCDVIYLNGRRQRHKSVERVLDEVRVLQRLGMSTVYFADDNLIGNHQYAKELLRKLIAMNNAFEKPLRFATQASIDVSRDEELLGLMADANFYEMLIGIESPNKESLKEIGKYNNLKGDLVEEVHKILSYGMSVRGALIGGLDHDGPDIFDQHFEFIQKAYLPSVSLHMLNAPIGTRLWRRLREEGRVIDIFSITDKVTRRIISNVIPKQMTRIELMQGFRGLYARVFSWESFKERMIGFVSLASRAPNIRQEPVSMDDLMKLGASLGLDSAACGAMNDIFRYTAGKAPFLLERVKQLVIQFVRYSKSARDLIPKLEKQIELESSGSLIFQLDSRPMTVPKGFREAYQNIFPDTYRRVYLNLTDKKKVSQALMEVFVEFLVHEEQFSSLEEHHVPLLLEIVDRTCARFNDQKLEDYVPVDSADATVPDSRALRLGEDVLNSVEQELLKLVQA; encoded by the coding sequence ATGAAAAGCATCCTGCTGGTGAACCCCACATACGAGATGGAGACCCTGCGCGTGACCGACGAGGAGCATATCGACGTCAAGGCGGACAATATGCCTCTCGGCCTCGCCACCGTCGCAGCGCTCACGCCTGGAGGATATCGGGTGGACATCTGGGATGAATTCGTCCGGGGTCCCGTCGAGCAGAGCGAGCAACTTCGGAAATGCGCGTACGATCTCGTGGGAGTGACCAGCTCCCGTGTAACGATCCTGCGCGCCCGGGATATCGCCGAGTTCTTCCGCCGGCAAGGCACCCTGATTGCGATCGGCGGGCCCGGCGTGTCAGGCAGCCCGGACCGGTGCCGTGAATATTTCGACATCCTCTTTATCGGCGAGGCCGAACTGACCTGGCCGAGGTTCCTGCTGGACTGGAAGAACGGCGGCTACCGGCAGGAATACCGGCAGATCGAGAAGCCGGATATCTCTTTGAGCCCCATGCCCAAATGGGACAGCATCGCTGCCGAAGCGCAGAAATACTCGATGGGCAGCGTTCAGACCACGCGCGGATGTCCGTACGACTGTGAATTCTGCGACGTCATTTACCTGAACGGCCGCCGGCAGAGGCACAAATCGGTCGAGAGGGTTCTCGACGAGGTGCGGGTTCTGCAGCGGCTCGGGATGTCCACGGTTTACTTTGCCGACGACAACCTGATCGGCAATCACCAGTATGCGAAAGAGCTTCTGCGGAAACTGATCGCCATGAACAATGCTTTTGAAAAGCCGCTGAGGTTCGCGACGCAGGCAAGCATCGATGTGAGCAGGGACGAAGAGCTGCTCGGTCTCATGGCCGATGCCAACTTTTACGAGATGCTGATCGGGATCGAATCGCCGAACAAGGAATCCCTCAAAGAGATCGGCAAGTACAACAATCTGAAGGGCGATCTTGTCGAAGAAGTGCACAAGATTCTGTCATATGGTATGTCCGTGCGCGGCGCCCTCATCGGCGGCCTAGACCACGACGGCCCGGACATCTTCGACCAGCATTTCGAATTTATCCAGAAGGCATATCTTCCTTCGGTCTCGCTGCACATGCTGAACGCGCCGATCGGCACCAGGCTCTGGAGGCGGCTGCGCGAAGAGGGGCGGGTCATCGACATATTCAGCATCACCGACAAGGTCACCCGCCGCATCATTTCCAACGTCATACCGAAGCAGATGACCCGGATCGAACTGATGCAGGGATTCCGCGGGCTCTACGCAAGGGTATTCAGCTGGGAGAGCTTCAAGGAGCGCATGATTGGATTTGTATCGCTCGCCAGCCGCGCCCCGAATATCAGACAGGAGCCGGTGTCCATGGACGATCTCATGAAGCTGGGAGCATCGCTCGGTCTCGATTCCGCTGCCTGCGGCGCCATGAACGATATTTTCCGGTACACCGCGGGAAAAGCGCCCTTCCTCCTGGAAAGGGTCAAACAGCTCGTGATTCAGTTCGTGAGGTACTCCAAGTCGGCCCGCGACCTGATTCCGAAGCTCGAGAAGCAGATCGAGCTCGAATCGTCGGGCAGCCTCATTTTTCAGCTGGACAGCCGTCCCATGACAGTCCCGAAGGGGTTCCGGGAAGCGTACCAGAATATCTTCCCCGATACCTACCGGCGCGTCTACCTCAATCTCACCGACAAAAAAAAGGTGAGCCAGGCGCTCATGGAGGTCTTCGTCGAATTCCTTGTACACGAGGAACAGTTCAGCAGTCTGGAAGAGCACCATGTCCCCCTGCTGCTTGAGATCGTGGACAGGACGTGCGCGCGGTTCAACGACCAGAAATTGGAGGATTATGTTCCGGTAGATTCCGCGGACGCAACCGTCCCCGATAGCAGGGCGTTGCGCCTTGGCGAGGACGTCCTGAACAGCGTGGAGCAGGAACTGCTGAAGCTCGTCCAGGCGTGA
- a CDS encoding B12-binding domain-containing radical SAM protein gives MKNILLVNPNYRLEIRWVASEEDIDVKADYLPLGLATVAALIPEGFQVDIWDELVRGRIDESVLERTYDLVGVTSHSANLGRALEIGNYFREKGCLVVVGGPGVTSNPDKCRSHFNVLFIGEAELTWPRFLREWSAGSQRTEYRQIERPDIAISPMPKWDSVVTDVKRYAMGTVQTTRGCPNDCEFCDVVYLNGLRQRHKSVDRILEEVRALQRLGVKSISFNDDNFTIDHEWAKKVLRSLIPMNNAFPAPLRFMTQLSIDVARDDELLALLADANFYQVLIGIESPNKESLRETGKFGNLRGDLVTELHKVLSYGIVVRGAMIVGFDHDDKTIFDMQYNFISDAYLPSISMHMLNAPIGTRLWRRLRGEGRVIDAFSIADKSTQRLFNNTIPKLMTRVELMQGFRELYERLFSWGCFKERMLGFISLANRPFNFPQKEEPLEKLLNLGPGLKLDREACDAMAEIFTNAHQRAPYLMGRVKELVIQFVRYRESVHDFLPGLDKQIEHESSGKITIKLDNRPVTVPQGFRETYPKIFPEIHKRAYLNLKDKQAAPEALVEVLVEFLVHEEGLARLEEHHIPELYEIVDRTCARFNGEKHNGDRRADADVEVPDPLRTRLHDDILKSVEQELFKLVQAKKNGAV, from the coding sequence ATGAAGAATATACTGCTGGTCAATCCGAATTATCGACTCGAGATCCGATGGGTCGCGAGCGAAGAGGACATTGACGTCAAGGCCGACTACCTGCCGCTCGGGTTGGCAACCGTGGCCGCCCTGATCCCTGAAGGATTCCAGGTTGACATCTGGGACGAACTCGTGCGCGGCAGGATCGATGAGAGCGTCCTTGAGCGTACCTACGATCTGGTGGGCGTCACCAGCCACAGCGCGAACCTGGGGCGCGCCCTGGAAATAGGGAACTATTTCCGCGAGAAGGGATGTCTCGTCGTCGTCGGCGGACCGGGCGTCACGTCAAACCCGGATAAGTGCCGCAGCCATTTCAACGTTCTGTTCATCGGCGAGGCGGAACTGACCTGGCCCCGGTTCCTGCGAGAGTGGTCGGCGGGCAGCCAGCGCACGGAATACCGGCAGATCGAGCGGCCCGACATCGCGATCAGCCCCATGCCGAAATGGGACAGTGTCGTGACCGATGTGAAGCGGTACGCGATGGGCACGGTTCAAACGACCCGCGGCTGTCCGAACGACTGCGAGTTTTGCGACGTGGTCTACCTGAACGGGCTGCGCCAGAGGCACAAGTCTGTGGACCGGATACTGGAGGAAGTGCGCGCTCTGCAGCGGCTGGGCGTGAAAAGCATATCTTTCAACGATGACAATTTTACGATCGACCACGAGTGGGCGAAAAAGGTCCTGCGTTCCCTGATCCCCATGAACAACGCGTTTCCCGCGCCGCTCCGGTTCATGACGCAGCTCAGCATCGACGTCGCCCGGGACGATGAGCTGCTCGCGCTCCTCGCCGACGCGAACTTTTATCAGGTACTCATCGGGATCGAATCGCCGAACAAGGAGTCCCTGAGAGAGACCGGCAAGTTCGGGAACCTGAGGGGGGACCTGGTCACGGAGCTGCATAAGGTGCTGTCCTACGGCATCGTGGTTCGCGGTGCGATGATCGTCGGGTTTGACCACGACGACAAGACGATCTTCGACATGCAGTACAATTTCATCAGCGATGCGTACCTGCCGTCGATTTCGATGCACATGCTGAATGCGCCGATCGGGACCCGGCTGTGGAGAAGGCTGCGCGGAGAAGGCAGGGTGATCGATGCGTTCAGCATCGCGGACAAGTCGACCCAGCGGCTGTTCAACAACACGATCCCCAAGCTCATGACCCGCGTCGAGCTGATGCAGGGCTTCCGCGAACTATACGAGCGGCTGTTTTCCTGGGGGTGTTTCAAGGAGCGCATGTTGGGGTTCATTTCCCTGGCCAACAGGCCGTTCAATTTCCCGCAGAAGGAGGAGCCGCTCGAAAAGCTGCTCAACCTCGGCCCCGGTCTGAAGCTCGACCGGGAAGCGTGTGATGCCATGGCGGAGATCTTCACGAATGCCCATCAGCGTGCACCCTATCTGATGGGGCGGGTGAAGGAGCTTGTCATCCAGTTTGTCAGGTATCGCGAATCGGTCCATGATTTTCTTCCGGGACTGGACAAGCAGATCGAGCATGAATCGTCGGGAAAGATCACAATCAAGCTGGACAACCGTCCGGTGACGGTCCCGCAAGGGTTCCGCGAAACCTATCCGAAGATCTTCCCGGAGATCCATAAGCGGGCTTACCTTAATCTGAAAGACAAGCAGGCGGCGCCGGAGGCGCTCGTCGAGGTATTGGTGGAGTTCCTTGTCCACGAGGAAGGGCTTGCCAGACTGGAGGAGCACCATATCCCCGAGCTGTATGAGATCGTCGACCGGACGTGTGCCAGGTTCAACGGAGAGAAGCACAACGGCGACAGGCGCGCTGACGCGGACGTCGAGGTGCCCGATCCCCTGAGAACGCGCCTCCATGACGACATACTGAAGAGCGTCGAGCAGGAGCTTTTCAAGCTCGTGCAGGCAAAAAAAAACGGCGCGGTGTAA
- a CDS encoding TolC family protein codes for MVTSFHKKMIISLVLTASFVLGRAPVYALSLQEAREEALQANLDIKISQEKTRQSEFLYQESFTKFLPVLSLTGRGSYYNNEQAIYVPGGSYGLFVFGPIPSSDVVIPLTDNAFYSGGVKLQQPIFQGGRIYYSYKEDESKSTESRWDEKQTIQDTLLNVEKAYSQLLKAEDLKNSAEQHRNTLAANLSDVEKLFKHGRVAYIDVLKVKVEVSHAEGQLVKATNDVSVAEGKLNLIVNRPLDQPVQPVHFDKPQPVTVNRADANAVAKSNNKALCSARVKKTTALYQRNVAEADYYPNINLTTEYSVQTGQQTLPPNAWSVMVNLDWPIWQWGGTKNKVAAARAYERQMEFTVTLLENQIADEVRSSFFLIEEADTRMEIDNEAIARSEENLRITQIGFDQGRKTSTDVLDAEDQLSKSRSLYIQDLYDAHNARAQLRYLMGTMETKL; via the coding sequence ATGGTGACATCCTTTCATAAAAAAATGATCATCTCTCTTGTGCTGACGGCCTCATTTGTCCTCGGACGGGCGCCGGTCTACGCACTCTCGCTCCAGGAGGCAAGGGAAGAGGCCCTTCAGGCCAACCTTGACATCAAGATATCACAGGAAAAGACGAGACAATCGGAATTTCTGTACCAGGAAAGCTTTACGAAATTCCTGCCGGTCTTGAGCCTGACGGGAAGAGGGTCCTATTATAACAACGAACAAGCCATCTATGTTCCGGGGGGCAGCTATGGTTTATTTGTATTCGGCCCCATACCGTCCTCTGATGTCGTCATCCCCCTGACGGATAATGCGTTCTACAGCGGCGGGGTCAAGCTGCAGCAGCCGATTTTTCAGGGTGGGAGAATCTATTACTCCTACAAGGAAGATGAATCGAAGTCCACGGAGTCCCGCTGGGACGAAAAACAGACGATCCAGGACACTCTGCTCAATGTGGAAAAGGCGTATTCCCAGCTCCTGAAGGCGGAAGACCTGAAAAATTCAGCTGAGCAGCACAGGAACACGCTTGCCGCCAACCTGTCTGACGTGGAAAAATTATTCAAGCACGGACGAGTGGCATATATTGATGTGCTCAAGGTGAAAGTCGAGGTCTCCCACGCCGAGGGACAACTCGTGAAGGCGACCAATGACGTTTCGGTTGCCGAAGGAAAGTTAAATCTGATCGTGAACCGCCCACTCGACCAGCCCGTTCAGCCGGTCCACTTCGATAAACCTCAACCGGTTACCGTGAACAGGGCGGATGCGAATGCGGTCGCAAAGTCGAATAATAAGGCCCTCTGTTCGGCGCGGGTAAAAAAAACGACCGCTTTGTATCAACGAAACGTAGCTGAGGCGGATTACTACCCGAATATCAACCTGACCACTGAATACAGCGTGCAGACGGGCCAGCAGACGCTTCCGCCCAACGCATGGTCGGTGATGGTCAATCTGGATTGGCCGATCTGGCAATGGGGAGGCACAAAGAACAAGGTCGCCGCCGCCAGGGCGTATGAGCGACAGATGGAATTTACCGTAACCCTGCTCGAGAACCAGATAGCAGACGAGGTGAGAAGCAGCTTCTTTCTCATTGAGGAAGCGGACACAAGGATGGAAATAGACAATGAGGCGATCGCGCGGTCGGAAGAAAACCTGAGGATTACCCAGATCGGGTTCGATCAGGGAAGGAAAACGTCAACCGACGTACTGGACGCCGAGGACCAATTGTCGAAGTCCCGCTCACTATATATCCAGGACCTGTATGATGCTCACAACGCGCGTGCCCAACTTCGGTACCTGATGGGCACGATGGAAACGAAACTCTGA
- a CDS encoding methyltransferase domain-containing protein: MAIQTDAQYENGCPKTPVVEDSREPVSPGLNARNFRKIAPSGFGDPYNCYPHSMAWFQGHVYVGTTRANLANRAKQVARTAPERLGEIWPVRVPNNYFDNDLRAEIWRYYPPLDTWEKVYVSPMARGIDGYDVPISIGFRCMTVFQGPNDSAPALYAPTWATHQTPAAYMLRSVDGVHFEIVSEPGLGLPDPKPRGLRGLVSFKGRLFTSPVVGQARLEPNIAGHMAVYVSSDPARGDWRLAFDPRWGGNNLSVFHMATFNGYLYIGTLNVNEGFQVWKTDAEGEPPFRWEKVLERGAYRGKLNQIAMTLIPFKGHLYVGSAIQNCSFDFSNKVGPAPSEIIRIGPDDRWDIVIGDPRLTPEGLKVPLSGLGPGCGNPFSGYIWAMCEHEGWLYIATAVWAVFLRYAGRQDHLPKSLRSFFTPENIERMLVRFGGSDLWRTRDGFHWIPVTQNGFDNCFNIGFRNMVSSPYGLFVGAANPFSPDVAVKRVAGWTYEKNQRGGLEIWMGSHPHAGQNGDGNALCRNGEPDAEEPVEHFLERAVSAFYGDSGFRHFGFWRFGINDAKTACENLMREILAFIPEKRGSIADIGCDSGATTRFLADHFPDDSVAGITNDAKALDACRQKAPQAAFHYSKLPKLALPSESFDYVVWVDGEHPLGSRKKLLQESFRVLKPGGRLVCFDTIRRERKEDGSAVKGLSRDAVKTPDEYRSLLEGTGFREPKLADVTDPCYGEFRKQARKYFDRERLAGRLDYELVQKIEARLLREREPVHLCMLITASKPAIGRDSSPEAKADKGEET; encoded by the coding sequence ATGGCTATACAGACTGACGCACAGTATGAAAACGGATGCCCGAAAACCCCGGTCGTCGAGGACAGCCGCGAGCCCGTTTCTCCCGGTTTGAACGCACGAAATTTCCGGAAGATTGCGCCGAGCGGATTCGGCGATCCCTATAATTGCTATCCTCATTCCATGGCCTGGTTCCAGGGACATGTTTACGTAGGTACGACCCGCGCCAACCTTGCCAACAGAGCCAAGCAGGTCGCCCGTACGGCCCCCGAAAGGCTGGGGGAAATCTGGCCGGTTAGAGTTCCGAACAATTACTTCGACAACGACCTGCGAGCCGAAATATGGCGCTACTACCCGCCGTTGGACACGTGGGAAAAAGTTTATGTCTCCCCCATGGCGCGGGGCATCGACGGTTATGACGTCCCCATCAGCATCGGCTTTCGCTGCATGACCGTATTCCAGGGGCCGAACGACTCCGCGCCCGCCCTCTACGCGCCCACCTGGGCCACCCATCAGACACCGGCGGCATACATGCTCAGATCGGTCGATGGTGTGCATTTCGAGATCGTTTCCGAGCCAGGCCTCGGTCTGCCCGATCCTAAACCGCGCGGGCTAAGGGGTCTTGTTTCGTTCAAGGGCCGCCTGTTTACGTCCCCGGTCGTGGGCCAGGCCAGGCTGGAGCCGAATATAGCCGGGCACATGGCTGTGTACGTCAGTTCCGATCCGGCCCGGGGCGATTGGCGACTTGCGTTCGACCCGCGTTGGGGAGGCAACAATCTTTCTGTTTTTCATATGGCGACGTTCAACGGTTATCTTTATATAGGGACCCTGAACGTGAACGAGGGATTTCAGGTCTGGAAAACTGATGCCGAAGGCGAGCCGCCCTTTCGATGGGAAAAGGTGCTCGAACGCGGCGCTTACCGGGGCAAGCTTAACCAGATTGCCATGACCCTGATTCCTTTCAAGGGCCATTTGTACGTTGGCAGCGCTATCCAGAACTGCAGTTTTGATTTCAGCAACAAGGTCGGGCCGGCCCCTTCCGAAATAATCCGCATTGGTCCCGACGACAGGTGGGACATTGTGATCGGGGACCCGCGGTTGACGCCGGAGGGACTGAAGGTGCCCCTGAGCGGCCTGGGACCGGGCTGTGGCAACCCCTTTTCCGGTTATATCTGGGCCATGTGCGAACATGAGGGCTGGCTCTATATAGCAACCGCGGTCTGGGCCGTGTTTCTCCGGTACGCGGGAAGGCAGGACCACCTGCCGAAGTCTTTGCGCAGTTTTTTTACGCCTGAAAACATCGAACGGATGCTGGTGAGGTTTGGGGGCAGCGATCTTTGGCGCACCCGCGACGGTTTTCACTGGATTCCCGTGACCCAGAACGGATTCGACAACTGTTTCAACATAGGATTCAGGAACATGGTTTCGTCGCCCTACGGTCTGTTCGTCGGCGCGGCAAACCCGTTCTCGCCCGACGTGGCCGTCAAGAGAGTCGCCGGCTGGACGTACGAGAAAAATCAGCGCGGCGGCCTTGAGATCTGGATGGGATCGCACCCCCATGCCGGACAGAACGGGGACGGGAACGCCCTCTGCAGGAACGGGGAGCCGGATGCGGAAGAGCCTGTCGAGCATTTTTTGGAACGAGCCGTCAGCGCGTTTTACGGGGACAGCGGATTCCGTCATTTCGGATTCTGGCGTTTCGGTATAAACGACGCAAAAACGGCGTGTGAAAACCTGATGCGGGAAATACTCGCTTTTATCCCGGAGAAAAGAGGATCGATCGCGGACATAGGCTGCGATTCCGGTGCTACCACGCGTTTCCTCGCGGATCATTTCCCCGATGACAGCGTGGCGGGCATCACCAACGACGCGAAAGCCCTTGATGCGTGCCGGCAAAAGGCGCCGCAGGCAGCATTTCATTACAGCAAACTGCCGAAACTTGCCCTGCCGTCCGAATCCTTCGATTACGTCGTATGGGTTGACGGGGAGCATCCGCTGGGGTCGCGAAAAAAGCTGCTGCAGGAGAGTTTTCGCGTCCTAAAACCGGGCGGCCGCCTTGTTTGCTTTGATACGATCCGGCGGGAAAGAAAAGAAGACGGCTCGGCTGTGAAAGGGCTTTCCCGGGATGCTGTGAAAACTCCGGACGAGTACCGAAGCCTGCTGGAAGGTACAGGGTTCCGGGAACCGAAGCTTGCGGACGTTACCGACCCATGCTATGGAGAATTCCGGAAACAGGCGAGGAAGTATTTTGATCGGGAAAGGCTTGCAGGCCGGCTGGATTACGAGCTCGTGCAGAAAATCGAAGCACGCCTGCTGCGGGAGAGGGAGCCGGTCCATCTTTGCATGCTGATTACTGCTAGCAAACCAGCCATTGGCCGCGATTCATCACCGGAGGCCAAGGCCGACAAAGGAGAAGAGACATGA